The Sphingomonas sanxanigenens DSM 19645 = NX02 genome includes a region encoding these proteins:
- a CDS encoding aldo/keto reductase, producing MDYRTLGGSGLKVPALSFGTGTFGGRGPLFSAWGNSDVAEARRLIDICLDAGVTLFDTADVYSAGASEDVLGAAIKGRRDRLLISTKTGLPMGDGPNDAGTGRHRLIAAVDAALKRLGTDYIDLLQLHAFDAATPVEEVLHTLDALIRAGKIRFIGASNFAGWQLMKALAAADRHGWPRYVAHQVYYALVGRDYEWELMPLGLDQKVGALVWSPLGWGRLTGRIRRGQPLPEGSRLHDTAQWGPPVDAERLYTVVDTLEAVAGETGRSVPQVAIAWLLARPTVSSVIIGARNEAQLRDNLGAVGWSLTAEQIARLDAASDVMPAYPYYPYRTQDGFRRLNPPIV from the coding sequence ATGGACTATCGCACGCTCGGCGGCTCGGGGCTCAAGGTGCCCGCGCTCAGCTTCGGCACCGGGACCTTCGGCGGACGGGGTCCGCTGTTCTCCGCCTGGGGCAACAGCGACGTCGCGGAAGCGCGGCGGTTGATCGACATCTGCCTCGATGCGGGCGTCACCCTTTTCGACACCGCCGACGTCTATTCGGCGGGCGCCTCGGAGGACGTGCTGGGCGCCGCGATCAAGGGCCGGCGGGACAGGCTGCTGATCTCCACCAAGACCGGCCTGCCGATGGGCGATGGGCCCAATGATGCCGGCACCGGCCGCCACCGGCTGATCGCGGCGGTGGATGCGGCGCTCAAGCGGCTCGGCACCGACTATATCGACCTGCTCCAGCTTCACGCCTTCGATGCGGCGACGCCGGTGGAGGAGGTGCTGCACACGCTCGATGCGCTGATCCGCGCGGGCAAGATCCGCTTCATCGGTGCCTCCAACTTCGCCGGCTGGCAGTTGATGAAGGCGCTGGCGGCGGCGGATCGCCATGGCTGGCCGCGCTATGTCGCGCACCAGGTCTATTATGCGCTGGTCGGCCGCGACTATGAGTGGGAATTGATGCCGCTCGGGCTCGACCAGAAGGTCGGCGCGCTGGTGTGGAGCCCGCTCGGCTGGGGCCGGCTGACCGGCAGGATCCGCCGCGGCCAGCCGTTGCCCGAAGGCAGCCGCCTGCACGACACTGCGCAATGGGGCCCGCCGGTCGACGCGGAACGCCTCTACACCGTGGTCGATACGCTCGAAGCGGTGGCGGGGGAGACCGGACGCAGCGTGCCGCAGGTCGCGATCGCCTGGCTGCTTGCCCGCCCCACCGTTTCGTCGGTGATCATCGGTGCGCGCAACGAGGCGCAGCTCCGCGACAATCTGGGCGCGGTCGGCTGGTCGCTGACGGCGGAGCAGATCGCCCGGCTCGACGCGGCGAGCGACGTGATGCCCGCCTATCCCTATTATCCCTACCGCACGCAGGACGGGTTCAGGCGGCTCAACCCGCCGATAGTGTGA
- the tilS gene encoding tRNA lysidine(34) synthetase TilS: MPGGLNRRFAEDLGRLIGSVAKARIGIAVSGGADSLALLLLARDAGADEVAAATVDHGLRPAAAIEAAMVATVAAQFRIPHAILRPPAPIVGSVQAGARAARYALLEAWREHEALDWVLTAHHADDQAETLLMRLNRGAGVGGLAGIRAVNGHVVRPLLGWRRDELAAVVAGAGIEPVDDPSNRDPRFDRTRMRAALAQADWIDVPAVAASASHLADAEAALDWSVAQLEPERLRAEGEALLLDPAGIPPELLRRLLRRALARLQPGLDPTGPELDRLVAALAADGKASIGALLVAGRGGRWRIGRAPPRRTG; this comes from the coding sequence GTGCCGGGCGGCCTGAACCGCCGCTTCGCCGAGGATCTCGGCCGGCTGATCGGCAGCGTCGCCAAGGCGCGGATCGGCATCGCGGTTTCGGGCGGCGCCGACAGCCTCGCGCTGTTGCTGCTGGCGCGCGACGCGGGTGCGGACGAGGTCGCGGCGGCAACCGTCGACCATGGCCTGCGCCCCGCCGCCGCGATCGAGGCGGCGATGGTCGCGACCGTCGCGGCGCAATTCCGCATCCCCCACGCCATATTGCGCCCGCCCGCGCCGATCGTCGGATCGGTGCAGGCCGGCGCCCGCGCCGCGCGCTACGCGCTGCTGGAGGCGTGGCGGGAGCATGAGGCGCTCGACTGGGTGCTGACCGCGCACCATGCGGACGATCAGGCCGAAACCTTGCTGATGCGGCTCAACCGGGGCGCCGGCGTCGGCGGGCTGGCGGGCATCCGCGCGGTCAACGGCCATGTCGTGCGGCCGCTGCTCGGCTGGCGCCGCGACGAACTGGCGGCGGTGGTCGCGGGGGCCGGCATCGAGCCGGTCGACGACCCGTCCAACCGCGATCCGCGGTTCGATCGGACGCGGATGCGCGCGGCGCTCGCCCAGGCCGATTGGATCGACGTGCCCGCGGTGGCGGCCAGCGCATCGCACCTCGCCGATGCCGAGGCAGCGCTCGACTGGAGCGTGGCGCAACTCGAACCCGAGCGGCTCCGCGCCGAGGGCGAGGCGCTGCTGCTCGACCCCGCGGGCATCCCCCCGGAACTGCTGCGCCGGCTGCTGCGCCGCGCATTGGCACGGCTGCAGCCCGGCCTCGATCCGACCGGGCCAGAGCTCGACCGGCTGGTCGCGGCGCTTGCCGCGGACGGCAAGGCGAGCATCGGCGCGCTGCTCGTCGCGGGGCGCGGCGGGCGATGGCGCATCGGCCGGGCGCCGCCGCGGCGCACGGGCTGA
- a CDS encoding tetratricopeptide repeat protein translates to MRKTLIATLLLVAGTAMPAFAQSDALPRRVDKLEREMRAVQRKVFPGGSGQTVEPDIVVPQAPPPEIGSPATAPLADLTARVDALESQLASLTGQAEQNANEIRLLQEAFAKAQADFDARIKALEPTAPPVAPTLDGDAGAMPDPAVDGAPAAGDTAVSIARPDTGDAGEDAYLYGYRLWEAKRFDEAQAQLKAAAAKYPSHKRISFTRNLLGRAYLDGGKPELAVSAFLQNYQQNPRGERAPDSLYYLGQSFIQLKQPAKACQVYDEFNEVYGGTATAALKAQVARGRTTAKCRAA, encoded by the coding sequence ATGCGCAAGACGCTGATCGCCACCTTGTTGCTCGTCGCCGGCACCGCGATGCCGGCCTTCGCGCAGAGCGACGCGCTGCCGCGCCGGGTCGACAAGCTGGAGCGCGAGATGCGCGCCGTCCAGCGCAAGGTCTTTCCCGGTGGCTCCGGGCAGACCGTCGAACCGGACATCGTCGTGCCGCAGGCGCCGCCGCCCGAGATCGGCAGCCCGGCGACCGCACCGCTCGCCGACCTGACCGCGCGCGTCGATGCGCTTGAGTCGCAACTCGCCTCGCTGACCGGCCAGGCCGAACAGAATGCCAACGAGATCCGGCTGCTCCAGGAGGCCTTCGCCAAGGCGCAGGCGGATTTCGATGCGCGGATCAAGGCGCTGGAGCCGACAGCGCCACCCGTCGCACCGACGCTGGACGGGGATGCCGGGGCCATGCCGGATCCGGCGGTGGACGGCGCGCCGGCGGCCGGCGACACTGCGGTGTCGATCGCGCGCCCCGATACCGGCGATGCCGGCGAGGATGCCTATCTCTATGGCTATCGCCTGTGGGAAGCGAAGCGCTTCGACGAGGCGCAGGCGCAGCTCAAGGCAGCGGCTGCCAAATATCCCTCGCACAAGCGGATCAGCTTCACCCGCAACCTGCTCGGCCGTGCCTATCTCGATGGCGGCAAGCCCGAACTGGCGGTGAGCGCCTTCCTGCAGAACTACCAGCAGAACCCGCGGGGCGAGCGCGCCCCCGACAGTCTCTATTATCTGGGGCAGAGCTTCATCCAGCTCAAGCAGCCCGCCAAGGCCTGCCAGGTCTATGACGAGTTCAACGAGGTTTATGGCGGCACGGCGACCGCGGCGCTGAAGGCGCAGGTTGCCAGGGGCCGCACCACCGCCAAGTGCCGGGCGGCCTGA